The genomic DNA CAGGTACAGTGGGATGATGTTGTGGGTGAACCAGACGGTATCAGAAGTCCAGAATGTGCATGGAGACTAAGCGGCCATTGTTTCCGTCTCTCTCGAGGATGCTGCTATATCTTCCTTTCAGTTCTCATAGCTCCTATTCTTGGACTATTATTAGGATTTACATTCGCTTGTTTATCATTTCAAGTACGTAAATCAAAACAGTGATTTAGTGATTAGCAAAATTACATGTACAATATTTTAGTACAATTCCCtcgtcaaaaataaaactttatttagaCTTGGTCGTCTTacatcgtgactaagtaagacgaccaagtctaaatcaagttttatttttgacccaggTTGCCaacaataattgatttttttctttttagcaTATCTGGTGTATTGCACCCTGTTTAAGAATCTGGAAAATAACATGTGCAGCAACCCGAACATTTTTTACTGCATACACACATGCTATTATTCGACCATGCACTGAATCActtggttatttttttcataattttcgtATATTTAATCAGCGATTACCCGACGGTCCTCATCACAAAGAAGATGCATTGATagtttaaatatgtatatgtttataaatattatatatgtgaGAGTGTGGTGTTAACAATAAGAATAGACAATCAAATTATCTGTCCATGGTGAAGACCGAACTTTAATCGAGTGGTATTTTTAAACATGGGGAATAGAGgaaccgtttttggccacttaggGCCCGTTTTtgatactttaaaaatttgaataaaatatgtgaaatacgcaatgacataattaatttctgaaatgtattcaaagatacttttatccCTCTATtgcaatggaaattttattttgtactttttaattaattaaaatgaaatattagaTGTTCAAAAATGGATACTGAAGTACtacagtggccacaaatgatACTTCTACCCTATGCGCTGTAAACAAATCGGAAGTGAATTCAGAGTGaatgtggattttattttcatttaaattcactccgtcactcagCTCTggagttttagaaaaatcactCAGTATAAGTTCTTTTTAGGACAcagtaaaacaaaattgtgTATCTatgttaaaaacggtccgtgttaaattttttgtattgattattttgtgtcaaatcaacaAAATTCtctgtgttactttaaaatttttaatcgatctactattcaacactttaaaagtgttacctagtacaaaaatcaatattatcaacatttattaagtgttactttaaaatcaacacagaAAAAGTGTTGAAGCGAC from Microplitis mediator isolate UGA2020A chromosome 7, iyMicMedi2.1, whole genome shotgun sequence includes the following:
- the LOC130671491 gene encoding caveolin-3-like isoform X2, with translation MEKPGSSIGPESGAELEDRDPNNLNHHLQVQWDDVVGEPDGIRSPECAWRLSGHCFRLSRGCCYIFLSVLIAPILGLLLGFTFACLSFQHIWCIAPCLRIWKITCAATRTFFTAYTHAIIRPCTESLGYFFHNFRIFNQRLPDGPHHKEDALIV
- the LOC130671491 gene encoding caveolin-3-like isoform X1, coding for MMFIRISTCFNRLLPPMEKPGSSIGPESGAELEDRDPNNLNHHLQVQWDDVVGEPDGIRSPECAWRLSGHCFRLSRGCCYIFLSVLIAPILGLLLGFTFACLSFQHIWCIAPCLRIWKITCAATRTFFTAYTHAIIRPCTESLGYFFHNFRIFNQRLPDGPHHKEDALIV